A segment of the Solanum lycopersicum chromosome 9, SLM_r2.1 genome:
CAGGCAATATGTTTCCACTCCTATCAATGCTGCTCCTGTCCTTGTGATTATTTGCAAATAGTCGGGTGTGATGTCGTTTCTGTACCACGATAAAAGTTACTGGCGGTTGATAATTTGGTTCTAAAGACGCACAAGCCTGCACGAAAGAACTTTCCGTCAGATTAAAATCATTTATGGTGCAGTAGAAACCAGAGGAAGAGGCATTGACAGGATTAGCACCGACCTTCCTAATTGCATCTAACTCGAAAAGCAGTACTTGGTAAAATTGACCTTCACTCACTCCATCCCTGCACACAAAATGCTCTTATAAGACTGGGAAATAAGCAAATCATACGAAGCGACAATAGAAGTCACTAATTACAATGCACGTCTCAAAATGCACAAATCAATAAATGTTTATGTTAGTCACTGTAGGGTCATCTATCAAAGCACTTAGAGTAAGGGACTTGCCGATAAAAGATTATCCTTTGTGGCTTTTGGCCTGTGGCCTTTCTGAAGGATATAAGAAGATCCCTGCAAAATAGATACAGTAACACCAGCGTAAGCGATTTTTCATCAAACGACAATAAAtacattgaaaattaaaaacagAACTCATAGAAAGAATACCTTATCATGCCACCACTAACTGTTCCACGTGCAGGATCATGCCATGTCTTGTACAAATCTTGTATAAGTTCTTGTCTATGAGCTTGAGCGCAAACAAGACCGGCGTATTTTGTCACCTCAGGCCAATCTTGAGAAGCTACTACCTGCAGTCAGATTAGGAAATTGAGGTTCCTTCTACACCAGAAAATAAGAAGCATGGCCTCAAATAAGGAACTTACAGCTGCAATTGAAGGGCTAGAATCTTCTCCGTTTTCAGGGTGGGTCACATCTGCTCCGAATATGATGGTAGGTATATCACTTACTAATGGTATTCTACAGCTAATAGCATCCAACAGGACGGTATTTCGACCACCCATCTGCTACCACAGCAGAAAGTATTTGTGAGAATgcaaatttagaaataaaaggaTTTAATGCATGTTATAAGTAGGAAGCGAACTCAGACACACCTTGACGTTGATCTTCAAGGATACATTTGCCAAATATTGTTTGCTGATCTTGAATACATGCTTTGTCAGACAGCATTGGGTTATTAAACCGAGATCAGTCTCACATATCCGCTTTATGTCACCTACAAGATAATGGCGTAAGAATGTTTGAGAAGGCGGCAATCTTCAAAGCTATCTCAATTCAACATAAGAAAGTTATATTCACCATACCATAGAGGGAACCATTGTTATCTGGTAGAATGACCAACAGAAGCTCAAGTTCTTTTCCTTTTAGCTTGTTTACGCATGAATGATATACATGCTTCAAGGCTTTCTCTACTTGATCTGGCCTGGCCATGTATATTGGAATTATTGGGTCCGGATTGAACTCCTGTCAGCATAACGCACAGGAGCAAAGGTCAATCGTCTTCGTGTCTTTAACAAACATCGACCTGAAAGAGAAATGGACaaggaaaaaagagaaagaggtTGCAAAACAACTACCATTCCAGATACTTGACACATCTGAGTGAGTTCGTTACAAAAGCCACGAGCAACACTCTCTTGGACACTTCGTGAAAAGTTGATGCATGCCCAACGGTTGACTGTCATCCCATTTATCATTTTCTGTGCACACATCAAGTTTAGATGTTAGCAAAATGTAAAGCAAAAATAGACAATACAAAGTAAATGAGAAACCCCAGAGAATAAGATTGTTAccataatatgaaaaataagcaATACAAAGTAAAGTATGATTTAGTAAACAAAGAGTGAGATATtggatctttttctttttgccaCCATGCAAAACAAAATTGAACTCGTGACGTCAATGCATGAATAGTGCAACATAGAAGTAAGTAGGTAAACTGATGATTTGCTTGTTGTAACaaccaaagaaagaaaaaagcaGAAAAAGGACCTTGTTCATCATATTCCACTGCCCAACTTGAGGTAGACAATCCTTCTCCTTCCCCGTCTCGTGATATTTTAGCTGTGGAGAAATGAGAGAAGTAGATGTCAAAGATAAAGCATTCAAGTTAACAAGACTGAAGAATAAAAGCTTTGTGTGTAGTGTTTTTACCCAAGGAGCAGGCAACACACGGGCTTCCACAGATGCTTGCTTTTCACTGATTTTGATTCCAAACTCCTTAGCATATGGGTCTTCATTATAATCATTGTGTTGAACAGTCTATATTTTACAAGACAGTCAAGAACCATTCGAAAGCATATTAGCATAACAAAAATAAGGAGACTCTTAACATCAAGGGTCTGTAACATTTGAAAAGCCAATAAGCTGGTTTAGACTAGTTCGAGCAGTAGAGGTATCATTGACAagctaaatatattaaaattaagaaagaaatcATGAAGTACAAATCTAAGAGCATACCTGCAAGATTGAGTTCTCACGATCTCTTGGTCTTTGGCATGTGACCTTCAAAAGAGAAGTAATTTGCTTCTCACTCAACCTTTTGGTGTATCGTTGTCCCTCAACAATTTTACACGCCTAGAAAACAATAACATTTCAAGTTCAGAACTACTGGAAAGAAACATTAAGGCTTCAAGCTATACCGCATATCAAGTAATATTCTCACCTCCATAGGTAAATAGTTGGCTTTCTTTTGGTTCCCTACTTGAAGGCATGGAAGATGTGTATTCTTTATAGTAAAGCCATACATTTCTTGAAAGTATTCAACAACCGACTTCATGGTTAAATTGTCATCAACAGGAAATCTGAGAAAAGAAACAATGAGCATTAGGTCAACCTATGTTTTATCACTCTCAGAACGAATCTATTGTATTACAATGTTAAAGGGATCAAATACAAAGGCATAAGACAAAAAGCTTACACTAGTTCCCTCGTGGGCTGAGTTGTTAGTCCTGAAACACGATACTTTCTCCGGACATTGCCCCTGTGTGTCACTTCAACTTTCACTCCTCTAAGAGCCTTCTTAATCTAGATGACATTTGAAGGCAAAATTAAAGGTTAATCTAAGTGTAAAGTGGCCAAATCATTTCATCTAAAAGCAATGCAGCAAGCTTAACAGCATTAACTCGACAACGGAATCATTCAAGTCCAGTTAGATGGTACTACCTTTACACGATCCGAGTCAGATAAGGGTCTTGACGACACATCTTTTCCTAGAAGCTGAGCTACAAACTCTATCACTGGTAGAGCTTCAATAAATGCAGCTGAAGCCATATCTGTTATTCAGGATCCAAAGATCCAATACAGTTAGGAATGATTAACTACGTGAACAACAATCATATAATTCTTTAGAAATTTCACAACAGTCATATTGTATTTAATCTgaatataacaataaaattaccAATGTTAAGCGACAAGCCCATTTGGGTCGGTCTAATGCTCTGGTAGAATCCACACCATGCTTCTAAACCATCACCAAGAGGTTGAGGCTTCCGTATATCAGGTGAAAAGAAAGATCTTCCAACTGGACAATACCTATACAGAAATGTGCATTATCAGACAAAAATTCAGACTTAACAGAAATCAAATGCTGGTCCAAAAACTGAAGGTGTGTCTACCTCTTGATCGAAAGCTCTCTCAAAACAATGTCCAGAATTTGAAGAGCTTCTTTTGGACCGTCAGCGCGCTTACCAGCAAGAAATTCACTCAGATGATGTAGATTTGCTCTTGCAACAAACTTAATCACCACTTTatattctctctctctcctaaAACATTTTACAATTCACAAGAGAGAACAAAGACAAATTATTTAGTATTGGAATGAAATAGGCCTAACCGGAAATGAATCCATTTTAGATAATCGCATAGCCCGACATCAACTACTTTGGGATTAAGGCACATTTTATTGAATGATtacacaagaaaacaaagaacCATCTTTCTTAAGCCCCCGTTTTGCCATAGATTTTGGGagtagatttttaaaaaatatttttacaacattGTTTGTTCGTGAAAATTGGtcagtttttgaaaatttatcttcaaaTTTTCACTTTCAGACACaaaactttcatttttttacaaGTAAAACGCATGTCCAAACGCAACTGAGAAAGTTCCAAAACTAGTTTCCAGCACAACTTGAGATAATGATatcatcttatttatttattctttagtAATATTTTGACAAGACTTGAGAAGCTTAGGAATAAAAAGCTTTTCTACATTTAAAGCTATCTAGTGGTAAATTCTGAATTGAAGTATGAAACAATCCAAAATGAATGAGGACAAGAACAATAAAGTCTTACTTTGGACCATTGATCACATCATCTTCATCAATAAGCTTAATGGTAAACTCCTTCCACTTAAAAGGAAGTTCACCAGCAGTGTAAAGACTCTTTCTGCCATCATAAGCTGGTAATCTCATCCCTAGGTGGGATTCTTTGTACAGTTTCACCAGCTCTGCCATGATAGCTCTGTTTACAGTTCTTGATGACACTTCAGGGATTACAGTAACCTGCAAACAGCAGCAAAAAGTTGGCATTCTAAAGGGgaatacatacaaaaaaatacaaagagaaTTATCACAACAGTTCTGACCATAATTTAGAGTCTCATTAATGCTATGTGAAAAAAGCTAAGTAAAAACAAGTGAAATAACAAGGGTAAAAAACTTCAAAGGGGATGTCAGATTAAGGGCCCCAAAAAGTAATACACAAAAATTTACTATAGTTCTTCAAAGATGCTCAAAGAAAccatcaaaaatgcaaatacactctatttcaacaatttatttgccttgtttttctttttttcaaaaaaaacaatctttaattctaaaatcacaaaattaacaaACATTTTAGTACATTGTGTCAAGTCAAAACCAGacagaaaaatttaaatagagAGAGTAGCAACTTACATCATACTGATTCAACTCTTTGTCTGGTaaatcagccaaaaaatggtttgctttTACAATGCATTTTGTCCCAAGTTGCCCATAACCTGGTCTTGGGGCAAAACACAAAGACTTACTTGAAGAAGGAAACCCTGAGCTAGTTCCATTACTCTCAACTCCTGACACATTTGTTGCTTCAACAGAAGCTGCTATAACTGGCTTGCTAGCTGCTGTACAAGGCCTTGAACTAGGCCTCATAAAGGTCTCACCTTGATCTGACTTTTTGCCTCCTCTTCCTCTCCTTCTACCTCTATTTCTTGAAGGGGGTGAAGTCTGGATATGGATTTTGTTGTTTGGAGGTTCTTGATTTGGTGGCCCTTTGCCATTTTGAGTGGTCTTGGGGTTTTTCTGAACTGGATTCATAGTGTTTTGCAAATGGGGTTTGA
Coding sequences within it:
- the LOC101259671 gene encoding protein argonaute 10 isoform X1, whose product is MPIRQMKESSEQHIVIKPHLQNTMNPVQKNPKTTQNGKGPPNQEPPNNKIHIQTSPPSRNRGRRRGRGGKKSDQGETFMRPSSRPCTAASKPVIAASVEATNVSGVESNGTSSGFPSSSKSLCFAPRPGYGQLGTKCIVKANHFLADLPDKELNQYDVTVIPEVSSRTVNRAIMAELVKLYKESHLGMRLPAYDGRKSLYTAGELPFKWKEFTIKLIDEDDVINGPKREREYKVVIKFVARANLHHLSEFLAGKRADGPKEALQILDIVLRELSIKRYCPVGRSFFSPDIRKPQPLGDGLEAWCGFYQSIRPTQMGLSLNIDMASAAFIEALPVIEFVAQLLGKDVSSRPLSDSDRVKIKKALRGVKVEVTHRGNVRRKYRVSGLTTQPTRELVFPVDDNLTMKSVVEYFQEMYGFTIKNTHLPCLQVGNQKKANYLPMEACKIVEGQRYTKRLSEKQITSLLKVTCQRPRDRENSILQTVQHNDYNEDPYAKEFGIKISEKQASVEARVLPAPWLKYHETGKEKDCLPQVGQWNMMNKKMINGMTVNRWACINFSRSVQESVARGFCNELTQMCQVSGMEFNPDPIIPIYMARPDQVEKALKHVYHSCVNKLKGKELELLLVILPDNNGSLYGDIKRICETDLGLITQCCLTKHVFKISKQYLANVSLKINVKMGGRNTVLLDAISCRIPLVSDIPTIIFGADVTHPENGEDSSPSIAAVVASQDWPEVTKYAGLVCAQAHRQELIQDLYKTWHDPARGTVSGGMIRDLLISFRKATGQKPQRIIFYRDGVSEGQFYQVLLFELDAIRKACASLEPNYQPPVTFIVVQKRHHTRLFANNHKDRSSIDRSGNILPGTVVDTKICHPTEFDFYLCSHAGIQGTSRPAHYHVLWDENNFTADGIQSLTNNLCYTYARCTRSVSVVPPAYYAHLAAFRARFYMEPDMPETNSGSPHQGSSKAIRETGVRPLPALKENVKRVMFYC
- the LOC101259671 gene encoding protein argonaute 10 (The RefSeq protein has 1 substitution compared to this genomic sequence), producing MNPVQKNPKTTQNGKGPPNQEPPNNKIHIQTSPPSRNRGRRRGRGGKKSDQGETFMRPSSRPCTAASKPVIAASVEATNVSGVESNGTSSGFPSSSKSLCFAPRPGYGQLGTKCIVKANHFLADFPDKELNQYDVTVIPEVSSRTVNRAIMAELVKLYKESHLGMRLPAYDGRKSLYTAGELPFKWKEFTIKLIDEDDVINGPKREREYKVVIKFVARANLHHLSEFLAGKRADGPKEALQILDIVLRELSIKRYCPVGRSFFSPDIRKPQPLGDGLEAWCGFYQSIRPTQMGLSLNIDMASAAFIEALPVIEFVAQLLGKDVSSRPLSDSDRVKIKKALRGVKVEVTHRGNVRRKYRVSGLTTQPTRELVFPVDDNLTMKSVVEYFQEMYGFTIKNTHLPCLQVGNQKKANYLPMEACKIVEGQRYTKRLSEKQITSLLKVTCQRPRDRENSILQTVQHNDYNEDPYAKEFGIKISEKQASVEARVLPAPWLKYHETGKEKDCLPQVGQWNMMNKKMINGMTVNRWACINFSRSVQESVARGFCNELTQMCQVSGMEFNPDPIIPIYMARPDQVEKALKHVYHSCVNKLKGKELELLLVILPDNNGSLYGDIKRICETDLGLITQCCLTKHVFKISKQYLANVSLKINVKMGGRNTVLLDAISCRIPLVSDIPTIIFGADVTHPENGEDSSPSIAAVVASQDWPEVTKYAGLVCAQAHRQELIQDLYKTWHDPARGTVSGGMIRDLLISFRKATGQKPQRIIFYRDGVSEGQFYQVLLFELDAIRKACASLEPNYQPPVTFIVVQKRHHTRLFANNHKDRSSIDRSGNILPGTVVDTKICHPTEFDFYLCSHAGIQGTSRPAHYHVLWDENNFTADGIQSLTNNLCYTYARCTRSVSVVPPAYYAHLAAFRARFYMEPDMPETNSGSPHQGSSKAIRETGVRPLPALKENVKRVMFYC